One window from the genome of Pedobacter schmidteae encodes:
- a CDS encoding efflux RND transporter permease subunit, with amino-acid sequence MIQWFKNIFKKSPDWISEEDRLEVITKSSKQVSRGVFFATVIIITSFLPVFMLTGQEGKLFHPLAYTKTFIMIVDALLVITLAPVLISFFMKGKFKPDNANPVNRFLEKVYEPVIRVVLKWRKTTIAVNVIALLITIPLLKNLGTEFIPPLDEQSILFMPVTLPDVSNAEAKRILQVQDKIIKSVPEVDKVLGKAGRASTATDNSPISMIETIITLKPKSEWREGITKKDIVTELDAKLQIPGVVNGWTQPIINRINMLATGIRTDVGIKVFGQNLDTIASVSEKVKAALEGTPGVSDLFVEPITGGKYLSIDIKREELARYGLNVDDVNQVVESALGGASVGNTIEGRQRFSISVRLAQEYRNSVERIQRIPIQSPGFGEVPLSAVADVKFEDGPPMISSDNAILRGAVMFNVRDRDLGSTVQDAMEKLNKEKGVLPEGYFLEWSGQYENLIRGKQTLMWIAPVVLVIIFFSLYFAFHSVREAFLSLITVPFALIGGAYMIYFWGVNLSVGVAVGFIALFGIAVETGIVMVIYLNDAMQQLIKLKGNSSETITKEDLREYVIHGAAKRLRPKLMTVCVSLFGLVPVLWATGVGVDVMQPIVLPMIGGVLTSSTHILLVTPLIFLMSKEYELRKYGKLEVHDVHH; translated from the coding sequence ATGATACAGTGGTTTAAAAATATATTTAAAAAATCGCCCGACTGGATTAGCGAGGAAGATCGTCTTGAGGTGATCACCAAATCCAGCAAACAGGTTTCAAGAGGCGTGTTCTTTGCAACCGTTATTATTATTACCTCTTTTTTACCTGTATTTATGTTAACAGGACAAGAAGGGAAACTTTTCCATCCGTTGGCTTATACCAAAACATTCATCATGATTGTGGATGCCTTACTGGTTATTACCCTGGCCCCTGTGCTGATTTCCTTCTTTATGAAAGGTAAGTTTAAGCCCGATAATGCCAATCCGGTAAACCGTTTCCTTGAAAAAGTATATGAACCCGTGATCAGGGTGGTTTTGAAATGGAGAAAGACAACTATTGCAGTCAACGTGATTGCTTTGCTGATCACCATTCCCCTGCTTAAAAACCTGGGTACAGAGTTTATCCCCCCGCTGGACGAGCAAAGCATCTTATTTATGCCTGTAACTTTGCCCGATGTATCTAATGCCGAAGCCAAACGTATTTTGCAGGTGCAGGATAAGATCATCAAATCGGTGCCCGAGGTGGACAAGGTGTTGGGCAAGGCCGGAAGAGCCAGTACCGCCACTGATAACTCGCCGATCAGTATGATCGAAACCATCATTACGCTGAAACCCAAAAGCGAGTGGCGCGAGGGGATTACCAAGAAGGATATCGTAACAGAACTGGATGCAAAACTGCAGATTCCTGGTGTGGTAAATGGCTGGACACAACCCATCATCAACCGTATCAATATGCTGGCTACGGGTATACGTACCGACGTCGGTATTAAAGTGTTTGGACAAAATTTGGATACGATTGCTTCTGTTTCTGAAAAAGTAAAAGCTGCGCTGGAAGGTACGCCCGGGGTGAGCGACTTGTTTGTTGAGCCCATTACCGGAGGTAAATACCTTTCTATTGACATCAAAAGAGAGGAACTTGCCCGCTATGGCTTAAATGTAGATGATGTAAATCAGGTAGTAGAAAGTGCATTGGGTGGGGCCAGTGTTGGTAATACCATCGAAGGGCGCCAACGTTTTTCTATCAGTGTACGTTTGGCACAGGAATACCGCAATAGTGTTGAGCGTATTCAGCGGATTCCTATCCAATCGCCCGGCTTTGGCGAAGTGCCTTTATCTGCAGTGGCCGATGTGAAATTTGAGGATGGCCCGCCTATGATCAGCTCTGATAACGCTATTTTACGTGGTGCTGTAATGTTCAATGTGCGCGACAGGGACTTAGGTAGTACCGTTCAGGATGCCATGGAAAAATTGAACAAAGAAAAAGGAGTGCTTCCGGAAGGTTACTTTCTGGAATGGAGCGGGCAGTATGAAAATCTGATCAGAGGAAAACAAACCTTAATGTGGATTGCTCCCGTAGTGTTGGTGATTATCTTTTTCTCCCTCTATTTTGCTTTTCACTCGGTACGAGAAGCTTTTTTAAGCCTGATTACTGTACCTTTTGCACTAATAGGTGGCGCTTATATGATTTATTTCTGGGGTGTCAACTTATCGGTTGGTGTAGCCGTGGGCTTTATCGCACTATTTGGTATTGCCGTAGAAACGGGGATTGTGATGGTGATTTATTTGAATGATGCCATGCAACAGCTGATTAAATTAAAAGGTAATTCGAGCGAAACCATTACCAAAGAGGATTTGAGAGAATATGTGATCCATGGTGCAGCAAAAAGATTGAGACCAAAATTGATGACGGTTTGCGTGTCGCTCTTTGGTCTGGTGCCGGTACTTTGGGCAACCGGAGTAGGGGTAGATGTGATGCAGCCTATTGTATTGCCTATGATAGGTGGGGTGCTCACTTCATCCACACACATTTTATTGGTTACCCCATTGATCTTTTTAATGTCCAAAGAGTATGAATTGAGGAAATATGGAAAACTGGAGGTGCACGATGTACATCATTAA
- a CDS encoding DUF2147 domain-containing protein yields MKQLTFILLLTAISFAGLAQNKDAILGKWINSSGEAHVDITKKGDKYYGKIVWLKEPKDEKGAVKTDVKNPDETLQARPILGLEILKNFIFEDGKWTDGKIYDPKSGKTYSCNMTLKGNDVLNMRGYIGISLIGRSETWKRVK; encoded by the coding sequence ATGAAACAGTTAACTTTTATATTGCTGCTGACAGCAATTTCATTTGCGGGCCTTGCCCAGAATAAGGATGCTATTCTTGGTAAATGGATCAATTCATCAGGCGAAGCACATGTTGACATCACTAAAAAAGGAGATAAATATTACGGCAAAATTGTATGGTTAAAAGAGCCTAAGGATGAGAAAGGAGCTGTGAAAACGGATGTAAAGAATCCGGATGAAACCTTACAGGCAAGGCCGATTTTAGGGTTGGAGATCTTGAAGAATTTTATTTTTGAAGATGGGAAATGGACAGATGGCAAAATATATGATCCTAAATCGGGCAAAACCTATAGCTGCAACATGACGCTGAAGGGCAATGATGTTTTAAATATGAGAGGCTATATCGGCATTTCGTTGATTGGAAGATCGGAAACCTGGAAAAGAGTTAAGTAA
- a CDS encoding class I SAM-dependent methyltransferase → MNLIDSKIDSFYTQSSEDTRLKTGLGPLEFERNKELISRYLPSGKATIADVGGGTGHYAAWLSGLGHKVMLIDPVSKHIQQAEKRAKKIKNAFDCQIGEARNLPFAAQSFDLVILHGPLYHLLEQSERIAAIKEACRVLKPRGIILGFAITHAASTLAAFQNGFIHQPDIFKMCVEELSSGEHHAPSSFPGILAQAYFHKPSTLINEFQLCGLSILNLLAVEGMGWMDKSFFESWSTPEKRKRLNELLALTESDRDLLCFSPHMMIAAEVNDSLG, encoded by the coding sequence ATGAACTTAATTGATTCAAAAATAGATAGTTTTTACACTCAGAGTTCTGAAGATACGCGATTAAAAACCGGACTTGGACCGTTGGAGTTTGAGCGGAATAAAGAACTGATATCCCGTTATCTACCCAGCGGAAAAGCAACCATTGCCGATGTGGGCGGAGGTACTGGCCATTATGCGGCCTGGTTAAGTGGTTTGGGACATAAAGTGATGCTGATAGATCCGGTGAGCAAACATATTCAGCAAGCCGAAAAACGGGCGAAAAAAATAAAAAATGCTTTTGATTGTCAGATAGGTGAAGCACGTAACCTACCTTTCGCTGCCCAAAGCTTTGACCTGGTTATTTTGCATGGCCCACTTTATCACTTGCTGGAACAGTCTGAACGTATCGCTGCAATTAAAGAGGCGTGTAGAGTGTTAAAACCACGTGGTATTATACTGGGTTTTGCAATTACGCATGCAGCCTCAACACTAGCCGCTTTTCAGAATGGATTTATACATCAGCCTGATATTTTTAAGATGTGTGTTGAAGAATTGTCAAGCGGCGAACATCATGCCCCTTCAAGCTTTCCGGGGATACTGGCTCAGGCCTATTTTCACAAGCCCTCGACATTGATCAACGAGTTTCAGCTTTGCGGCTTAAGTATCCTCAATCTGTTGGCAGTTGAGGGAATGGGCTGGATGGATAAATCTTTTTTTGAAAGCTGGTCGACACCAGAAAAAAGAAAACGATTGAACGAATTGTTGGCGCTTACAGAGTCGGACAGAGATTTATTATGTTTTAGCCCGCACATGATGATTGCCGCGGAAGTGAATGATTCGCTAGGATAG
- a CDS encoding VOC family protein gives MNENIICWFEIYVKDMERAKKFYSTVLGTEFRDAPGPGDSPEGMKMCFFSPMENQGVSGALIEMAGTKEGDGACVTTMVYFPCKDCSVEESRIAKAGGHVNRSKFSIGEYGFCSICADTEGNPFGLFSIE, from the coding sequence ATGAATGAAAATATCATCTGCTGGTTTGAAATCTATGTCAAGGATATGGAGCGGGCAAAAAAATTTTACAGTACAGTTTTGGGAACAGAATTCAGAGATGCTCCCGGTCCCGGCGATTCGCCTGAAGGCATGAAAATGTGCTTCTTTTCACCTATGGAAAACCAGGGGGTATCAGGAGCGCTTATTGAAATGGCAGGAACCAAAGAGGGCGATGGCGCCTGTGTAACCACCATGGTTTATTTTCCTTGCAAGGATTGCAGTGTGGAAGAAAGCCGAATAGCCAAAGCAGGCGGACATGTAAACCGTTCTAAATTCTCTATTGGCGAGTATGGATTTTGTTCTATCTGTGCAGATACGGAGGGAAATCCATTCGGTCTGTTTTCTATCGAGTAA
- a CDS encoding TolC family protein: MYIIKRIIGILLLLPLYSVAQQQQPVLTLDTVLARIDKNNLLLQSYGLKAESYKHTARAATAWMAPMVGVGTFMTPYPGQMLMDDRDKGSIMLQFEQDIPNPVKLNANKRYIESKGKVENETRGVTLNDYKAQAKRLYFGWLVAGQKIAVLQQNQKIMETMKKIEEIRYPYNQSKLGSVYKTDAKLQENLNMIRMQEGDIARARAWLNSLMNAQGNADFAIDASYQPKFVPAAAIDTASLALARNDIKKMDYSIQSMQLNIEAMKKQSRPDFKLRFDHMSPLTKMMPKAFSVMGMVSIPIAPWSSKMYKSEVKGMEYEVLAMGKEKAAMLQETQGMLYGMQFEIKSMEQRIAAMEDKIIPTLQKTLDVNFLSYRENKMELPEVIAAWEALTMMQTSVLDEKLKLYLMIADYEKELYR, encoded by the coding sequence ATGTACATCATTAAAAGAATAATAGGAATTTTATTGCTGCTGCCGCTTTATTCGGTGGCACAACAGCAACAGCCGGTACTTACGCTGGACACGGTCCTGGCACGAATTGATAAAAATAATCTACTGCTACAATCGTACGGTTTAAAAGCCGAAAGTTATAAACATACTGCCAGGGCGGCAACGGCCTGGATGGCGCCAATGGTAGGTGTGGGGACATTTATGACACCCTATCCCGGACAAATGCTGATGGATGATCGCGATAAAGGTTCTATCATGTTGCAATTTGAGCAGGATATCCCTAATCCGGTAAAGCTAAATGCCAACAAACGTTACATTGAATCGAAGGGTAAAGTTGAAAATGAAACCCGCGGGGTTACCTTAAATGACTATAAAGCCCAGGCCAAACGTCTTTATTTTGGTTGGTTGGTAGCCGGGCAAAAGATCGCTGTATTGCAGCAGAATCAGAAGATCATGGAAACCATGAAAAAGATTGAAGAGATCAGGTATCCTTATAACCAGTCGAAATTAGGTAGCGTATATAAAACGGATGCAAAGTTGCAGGAAAACCTGAACATGATTCGCATGCAGGAGGGAGATATTGCCAGGGCACGAGCCTGGTTAAACAGCCTGATGAATGCACAGGGCAATGCTGATTTTGCTATTGATGCCAGTTATCAGCCCAAATTTGTACCTGCTGCGGCTATTGATACCGCTAGTTTGGCCCTGGCCAGAAACGACATTAAAAAGATGGACTACAGCATACAATCTATGCAGCTGAACATTGAAGCGATGAAAAAACAGAGCAGGCCGGATTTTAAACTGCGGTTCGACCACATGTCGCCGCTCACCAAAATGATGCCCAAAGCTTTCAGTGTGATGGGAATGGTTAGCATACCTATTGCACCATGGTCGTCTAAAATGTACAAATCGGAGGTGAAAGGTATGGAGTATGAGGTGCTGGCGATGGGTAAAGAAAAGGCAGCCATGTTGCAGGAAACGCAGGGCATGTTGTACGGTATGCAATTCGAAATCAAATCCATGGAGCAGCGGATTGCAGCGATGGAAGATAAAATTATCCCTACCCTGCAAAAAACGCTTGATGTGAACTTTTTAAGTTACCGGGAGAATAAAATGGAACTGCCCGAAGTAATTGCTGCCTGGGAAGCACTAACGATGATGCAAACCAGCGTACTGGATGAGAAACTGAAACTTTATTTAATGATTGCAGATTATGAGAAAGAACTATATCGTTGA
- a CDS encoding DinB family protein, whose amino-acid sequence METKTASTRTEGLLTLFDMQTTFFGRAIDGITEADMHNRLNTKANHMAWLTGALVQQRYWMTTETQPGLHQAGEELFKDFKGIQDGATYPTNSQYLQDWEKFTPIARQALVGMSDEKLDSEMDMGGMKMTYYEMISFTIYREASMIGQLALWRRLLGYAALKYD is encoded by the coding sequence ATGGAAACAAAAACAGCGAGTACCAGGACCGAAGGTTTACTGACCTTATTTGATATGCAGACTACATTTTTTGGTCGCGCAATTGATGGGATTACAGAGGCGGATATGCACAACCGTCTAAATACAAAAGCCAACCACATGGCCTGGCTTACAGGTGCATTGGTGCAACAACGTTATTGGATGACTACAGAAACGCAACCCGGACTTCATCAGGCGGGCGAGGAATTGTTTAAAGATTTTAAAGGAATCCAGGATGGTGCCACTTATCCCACCAATAGTCAGTATCTTCAGGATTGGGAAAAATTTACGCCAATAGCCCGGCAGGCTTTGGTTGGTATGTCTGATGAGAAACTAGACAGCGAAATGGATATGGGCGGCATGAAAATGACCTATTATGAAATGATCTCGTTTACGATATACCGGGAGGCCAGCATGATCGGACAGTTGGCTTTGTGGCGCAGATTATTGGGCTATGCTGCTTTGAAATATGATTAG
- a CDS encoding YCF48-related protein codes for MKNFAVLLLLLPFFVFAQTDKLVPLTTGTNTSIRGMCVVSDQVAWVSGSNGYVGKTTDGGKTWQWLQPAGFNKLDFRDIEAFDADKAIVVNAGAPAYVLLTVDGGKTWTERYKNTDSAIFLDGMDFWDAKNGIIFGDPIFHKMQLLQTKDGGQNWNDISANVKFEITPGEAGFAASGTTIKAMPGGSTWIATGGAKAHIYFSNNYARTWKRFACPIVQGESSTGTFSMAFNTQKEGVVVGGNYLKDKENLNNVLLTKDGGRSWHKPIQPVGGYRSGVAYISSSFLIATGSSGTDVSRDGGLNWGTISDLNFNVVQKAKKGKLVLLAGNKGNIYQLITR; via the coding sequence ATGAAAAATTTTGCTGTGTTGCTGTTGTTACTGCCTTTTTTTGTCTTTGCGCAAACTGACAAACTTGTCCCACTAACGACAGGTACAAACACCAGTATCAGAGGAATGTGTGTAGTGTCCGATCAGGTGGCCTGGGTAAGTGGCAGCAACGGTTATGTGGGCAAAACAACGGATGGCGGCAAAACCTGGCAATGGTTGCAACCTGCAGGCTTCAATAAACTGGATTTCAGGGATATTGAAGCTTTTGATGCAGATAAGGCGATAGTGGTAAATGCAGGCGCCCCGGCCTACGTTTTATTGACCGTTGATGGTGGTAAAACATGGACCGAACGATATAAAAATACCGATTCCGCTATATTTTTAGATGGTATGGATTTTTGGGATGCAAAAAATGGGATCATCTTTGGTGATCCCATTTTCCATAAAATGCAATTGTTGCAAACAAAAGACGGTGGCCAGAATTGGAATGACATTTCTGCAAATGTGAAATTTGAAATCACACCTGGAGAAGCTGGCTTTGCCGCTAGCGGCACCACTATTAAAGCAATGCCTGGCGGTTCAACATGGATTGCTACCGGAGGGGCCAAAGCGCATATTTATTTCTCAAACAATTACGCCCGTACATGGAAGCGGTTTGCCTGCCCTATTGTACAGGGAGAATCCAGTACCGGAACCTTTTCAATGGCTTTTAATACCCAAAAGGAAGGTGTAGTGGTAGGTGGAAATTACCTGAAAGACAAAGAAAACTTAAACAATGTACTACTGACAAAAGATGGTGGAAGAAGCTGGCACAAACCTATACAGCCTGTTGGTGGGTATCGTTCTGGCGTAGCCTATATCAGTAGTAGTTTTTTGATAGCCACAGGGAGTTCGGGAACTGATGTTTCAAGGGATGGAGGACTGAACTGGGGTACTATCTCTGATTTGAATTTTAATGTGGTTCAAAAAGCAAAAAAAGGCAAGCTGGTGTTGCTTGCCGGAAATAAGGGAAATATCTACCAATTGATTACTCGATAG
- a CDS encoding efflux RND transporter periplasmic adaptor subunit produces MERKIFIKNMALMALLPSVFIAACSSEKKPEAGASKAKVQTFTCPMHPQIVKNEMSTCPICGMDLVPFEKNSNDKALTLDEKRQALANITTMVIGENSVSGTKQLNGRLVVSPEQSSYISSRIAGRVEQLYVRETGVKVTKGQPLYKLYSEQLATLQQEYLMAIAQEKQFQGDKIEKQIVASAKQKLRLYGQSEQQVQQLSASQKKDPYVVFFAPESGVVAELSVTQGQYVAEGGPILRLEGYGRLWVEADVYPNEAKNVKQGQKVKVAVTGWEDQPQEMTIDFITPALQSGTQVMQIRGSIPNPGNQWQPGLQANVFLPAGSKSNVLTLPVDAVIRDGKGMHVWTKKGKDSFEPRLVKTGQENDNQVEISEGLKNGDQVVVTGAYLLYSEYILKKGKNPVEGLKMQ; encoded by the coding sequence ATGGAACGGAAAATATTTATTAAAAACATGGCCCTGATGGCGCTGCTTCCATCAGTATTTATAGCGGCCTGCAGTAGTGAGAAAAAGCCGGAGGCGGGGGCATCAAAGGCAAAAGTGCAGACTTTTACTTGCCCCATGCACCCGCAGATCGTTAAAAATGAAATGAGTACTTGTCCTATTTGTGGAATGGACCTGGTGCCGTTTGAAAAAAATAGCAACGACAAGGCCTTAACATTGGATGAAAAGAGGCAGGCATTGGCCAACATCACCACTATGGTGATAGGCGAAAATAGTGTTTCGGGAACCAAACAGCTTAATGGACGCCTGGTAGTGAGTCCCGAGCAGAGCAGTTATATCTCAAGCAGGATTGCGGGGCGTGTTGAGCAACTGTATGTAAGGGAGACTGGTGTAAAGGTTACAAAAGGACAGCCATTATACAAATTGTATTCAGAACAGCTGGCTACACTTCAGCAGGAATACCTGATGGCCATAGCCCAGGAAAAACAGTTTCAGGGCGATAAAATAGAAAAGCAGATTGTAGCCTCGGCCAAACAAAAATTACGTTTGTACGGTCAGTCGGAACAGCAGGTTCAGCAATTGTCGGCCAGTCAGAAAAAAGATCCTTATGTGGTGTTTTTTGCGCCAGAGAGTGGGGTAGTGGCCGAGTTATCGGTAACCCAGGGACAGTACGTAGCCGAGGGTGGCCCTATCCTTCGCTTAGAAGGTTATGGTCGTTTGTGGGTTGAAGCAGATGTTTATCCAAATGAAGCTAAAAATGTTAAACAGGGGCAGAAAGTAAAAGTAGCTGTTACTGGTTGGGAAGATCAACCTCAGGAGATGACGATTGACTTTATTACCCCTGCATTGCAATCGGGAACGCAGGTGATGCAAATCAGAGGAAGTATTCCAAATCCCGGAAATCAATGGCAACCTGGTTTGCAGGCCAATGTGTTTTTACCTGCCGGCAGTAAAAGTAATGTGCTTACTTTACCCGTAGATGCAGTAATCAGAGATGGAAAAGGAATGCATGTCTGGACAAAAAAAGGTAAAGATAGTTTTGAACCGAGATTGGTAAAAACCGGACAGGAGAACGATAATCAGGTCGAAATTTCGGAAGGCTTGAAAAATGGTGATCAGGTAGTGGTTACAGGAGCTTACCTTTTGTACAGTGAGTATATCCTTAAAAAAGGAAAAAATCCGGTTGAAGGATTAAAAATGCAATAA
- a CDS encoding efflux RND transporter periplasmic adaptor subunit, with the protein MRKNYIVDRPKRVVQPFVLIALIAVMVVSACKQKKTDQHDAHTDPGLVKIDSNLSHLLKPSDEQVVSTLPVIKAGYGTKIFTEEVQGIIGYDTRNENNIASRVSGRIERLLIRYNYQPVKKGQLIMEVYSPDLAAAQQELLFIKNAETDPVLLGSAKQRLMLLGMSAQAINQLLKTGKVNYRIPVYSNADGYILEKAAANAAVAAPAPAATPSSGGDGMSGMGGGASGNVAAMPAAAAPANSPVMLREGQYVSAGQSLFTIYNADRLVAEFSLKPALAALVKKGNKFVFYKTVDKSSIQTASVGMIQPVFKNGENFTIARVYLSKPNFKVGELLTARIPVLLSQSWWLPEEALVALGNKKIVFKKEGNVFIPKEVKAGITIAGMVQVATDISNWDISKNAAYLVDSESFIKTAQ; encoded by the coding sequence ATGAGAAAGAACTATATCGTTGATCGTCCTAAGCGCGTTGTACAGCCCTTCGTGCTGATAGCGCTGATTGCTGTTATGGTTGTAAGTGCCTGCAAACAGAAAAAGACAGATCAGCATGATGCACATACTGATCCGGGACTGGTAAAAATAGACAGTAATTTGTCGCACTTGCTAAAACCGTCTGATGAGCAGGTGGTGTCAACACTACCGGTCATTAAGGCTGGGTATGGCACTAAAATATTTACGGAAGAGGTGCAGGGTATCATAGGTTACGATACCCGCAATGAAAATAATATTGCCAGCAGAGTGAGTGGCAGGATAGAGCGCTTGTTAATCAGGTATAATTATCAACCTGTTAAAAAAGGACAGCTGATTATGGAGGTTTATTCTCCTGATCTGGCTGCAGCACAACAGGAACTGCTGTTTATAAAAAATGCGGAAACAGATCCGGTACTGCTGGGAAGCGCAAAACAGCGCTTAATGTTATTGGGTATGAGTGCGCAGGCAATTAACCAGTTGCTCAAAACCGGGAAAGTAAATTACCGCATTCCTGTATACAGCAATGCGGATGGATATATCCTTGAAAAGGCTGCAGCCAACGCTGCGGTAGCTGCACCGGCACCTGCTGCTACGCCATCTTCAGGAGGCGATGGCATGAGTGGAATGGGCGGTGGAGCCTCAGGTAATGTTGCTGCTATGCCTGCAGCCGCTGCACCGGCAAATAGTCCGGTGATGTTGCGCGAGGGGCAATATGTAAGTGCAGGACAGTCACTTTTTACAATTTATAATGCCGACCGTCTGGTGGCCGAGTTTTCGTTAAAGCCGGCATTGGCAGCATTGGTAAAAAAGGGCAATAAATTTGTTTTCTATAAAACAGTAGATAAAAGCAGCATTCAAACTGCCTCTGTAGGAATGATTCAACCCGTTTTTAAAAATGGCGAGAACTTTACCATTGCCAGAGTATACCTCAGTAAACCCAATTTCAAGGTAGGCGAGTTACTTACAGCCAGAATACCGGTATTGTTATCTCAATCCTGGTGGTTGCCTGAAGAGGCCCTGGTTGCTTTGGGAAATAAAAAGATTGTATTTAAAAAAGAAGGTAATGTTTTTATCCCTAAAGAAGTAAAGGCGGGTATTACCATTGCGGGAATGGTACAGGTGGCAACCGATATCAGTAATTGGGATATCAGTAAAAATGCGGCTTACCTGGTTGATAGTGAAAGTTTTATTAAAACGGCACAATAG
- a CDS encoding DUF3347 domain-containing protein: MKTVINLALTFAAVTLFAACGNTQKPAEADPHAGHNHAPGEGHGAVVEKPATGVAIKDDKLNAVYQHYIHLSTALVNGDMTEAKVAASAIELGAKELTAGTALAGLASKIGAAADIEAQRTLFSDLSNDFIARVKASGLTSGEVYVEYCPMALNDKGASWLSNQKDIKNPYFGESMLTCGEVKETIK, translated from the coding sequence ATGAAAACAGTAATCAATTTGGCCCTTACTTTTGCTGCAGTAACTTTATTTGCAGCTTGCGGAAACACACAGAAACCCGCTGAAGCAGACCCTCATGCAGGGCATAATCATGCACCTGGTGAAGGTCATGGCGCTGTCGTAGAAAAACCTGCTACCGGAGTGGCTATAAAAGATGATAAGTTGAACGCAGTATATCAACACTATATTCATTTGAGCACTGCACTTGTAAATGGTGATATGACTGAAGCTAAAGTAGCAGCCAGTGCGATCGAATTAGGTGCAAAGGAGTTGACGGCCGGAACGGCATTGGCAGGCCTGGCATCAAAAATCGGTGCAGCCGCCGACATCGAAGCACAACGGACCTTATTCTCTGACTTAAGCAATGATTTTATCGCACGTGTTAAAGCTTCCGGTTTAACTTCCGGTGAAGTCTACGTAGAATATTGTCCGATGGCCTTGAACGATAAAGGTGCATCCTGGTTAAGTAATCAGAAAGACATTAAAAATCCTTATTTTGGAGAAAGTATGTTGACTTGCGGAGAGGTAAAAGAGACCATCAAATAA